The Scomber japonicus isolate fScoJap1 chromosome 13, fScoJap1.pri, whole genome shotgun sequence genome includes a window with the following:
- the srsf1b gene encoding serine/arginine-rich splicing factor 1B, with translation MSVVRGPAGSNDCRIYVGNLPPDIRSKDVEDLFYKYGAIRDIDLKNRRGGPPFAFVQFEDPRDAEDAVYGRDGYDYDGYRLRVEFPRSGRGGGGGGGGGGGGAQGGPPRGRYGPPSRRSEHRVVVSGLPPSGSWQDLKDHMREAGDVCYADVNRDGTGVVEFVRKEDMTYAVRKLDNTKFRSHEGETAYIRVKMDGPRSPSYGRSRSRSRSKSRSRSYSPRRSRGSPRYSPRRSRSRSRSRT, from the exons ATGTCCGTTGTCCGAGGACCAGCGGGGAGCAACGATTGTCGGATATATGTGGGGAATCTCCCTCCTGATATTCGCTCAAAAGACGTCGAAGATCTGTTTTACAAGTACGGAGCCATTCGTGATATCGACCTGAAGAACCGGAGAGGAGGACCTCCGTTTGCCTTCGTGCAGTTCGAGGACCCGAG GGATGCTGAGGATGCTGTTTACGGGCGTGATGGTTATGACTACGATGGATACCGCCTCCGTGTTGAGTTCCCTCGAAGtggaagaggaggtggtggtggaggtggaggtggtggcgGCGGAGCACAGGGAGGACCCCCGAGAGGGAGGTATGGTCCCCCATCTCGACGCTCGGAGCACAGAGTTGTAGTTTCAG GTCTTCCTCCCAGTGGAAGCTGGCAGGACCTGAAGGATCACATGCGAGAGGCAGGCGATGTGTGTTACGCTGATGTGAATCGTGACGGCACTGGAGTGGTGGAATTTGTACGCAAAGAAGACATGACTTACGCTGTCCGCAAACTGGACAACACCAAGTTTCGTTCTCATGAG gGAGAGACGGCCTACATTCGTGTGAAGATGGACGGTCCTCGCAGCCCCAGCTACGGTCGCTCCCGCAGTCGTAGCCGAAGCAAGAGCAGATCGCGCAGCTACTCTCCCCGTCGCAGCAGAGGTTCTCCGCGTTACTCTCCCCGACGTTCCCGCTCCCGTTCCCGTTCCCGCACCTAG
- the dynll2b gene encoding dynein, light chain, LC8-type 2b, translating to MSDKKAVIKNADMSDEMQQDAVDCAMQAMEKYNIEKDIAAYVKKEFDKKYNPTWHCIVGRNFGSYVTHETKHFIYFYLGQVAILLFKSG from the exons ATGTCTGACAAGAAGGCCGTGATAAAGAATGCAGACATGTCTGATGAGATGCAGCAGGATGCAGTGGACTGCGCCATGCAAGCTATGGAGAAGTACAACATTGAGAAGGATATTGCTGCATATGTCAAAAAG GAGTTTGATAAGAAGTATAACCCGACATGGCACTGCATTGTCGGGAGGAACTTTGGCAGCTACGTGACACACGAGACGAAGCATTTCATCTACTTCTACTTAGGCCAAGTGGCTATTCTACTGTTTAAGTCGGGCTGA